The following proteins are encoded in a genomic region of Polynucleobacter paludilacus:
- a CDS encoding porin yields the protein MKKSLFALAAVGAIAGTAQAQSSVTVYGIMDLGYIGGNNKQANAPVTTGTSSTSGVVNNTTYSAFANGAESANRLGFKGNEDLGGGLSAFFTIEQEITPNSANTAATGVNRQTFAGLKKSGLGQFAFGTQYTTIFNAVAASDPGNTNNMMGNVIYDKGQGIAPAFAAATGYSNPSTNSFNGNQNNTSFVVRANNMLSVQSETFAGFQGNAMYVLNNQNTNGTTVAASSGSGYGGGTTNHTAWGLGVNYTWQKLFVTANYQNMTDKAAYTVSSTGLYTAGAPAIGGYGGADLVGINDRDNQQYYAATYDFGILKAYVQYINRKTMDVNNPNNSLARTAQQIGVRSYITPTIEAWASAGTGKLTVATASSNSNSFVGGASTIGSNSGNFGGFQLGSNYWLSKRTNLYAIFGQTHTSNQNYTLNANPTSYNANSYALGLRHTF from the coding sequence ATGAAAAAATCGCTATTCGCACTCGCAGCTGTTGGCGCGATCGCAGGTACAGCGCAAGCTCAATCCAGCGTGACCGTATACGGCATCATGGACCTTGGTTATATTGGCGGTAACAATAAGCAAGCTAATGCTCCAGTCACAACTGGCACAAGCAGCACATCAGGTGTAGTTAACAACACCACCTACAGCGCATTTGCTAACGGTGCTGAATCTGCCAACCGTTTGGGCTTCAAGGGTAATGAAGATTTAGGCGGCGGTTTATCTGCTTTCTTCACTATCGAACAAGAAATTACACCTAACTCAGCAAATACTGCTGCTACTGGCGTAAACCGTCAAACTTTCGCTGGCCTGAAGAAAAGTGGTCTCGGACAGTTTGCGTTTGGTACTCAGTACACCACGATTTTCAACGCAGTAGCTGCGTCTGATCCAGGTAACACAAACAACATGATGGGTAACGTAATCTATGACAAAGGTCAGGGCATCGCTCCTGCCTTCGCTGCTGCAACTGGTTACTCAAACCCAAGTACTAACTCGTTTAACGGCAACCAAAACAATACCTCTTTCGTTGTTCGTGCAAACAACATGTTGTCTGTACAGTCTGAGACCTTTGCTGGTTTCCAGGGTAACGCAATGTATGTTTTGAACAATCAAAATACTAACGGTACTACCGTAGCGGCAAGTTCAGGTTCAGGTTATGGTGGCGGTACAACCAACCACACCGCTTGGGGTCTTGGTGTTAACTACACATGGCAAAAGTTGTTTGTAACTGCCAACTATCAGAATATGACTGATAAAGCTGCTTACACTGTAAGTAGCACTGGTCTTTACACAGCTGGCGCTCCAGCAATTGGCGGATACGGCGGTGCTGATTTAGTTGGCATAAATGATCGTGATAACCAACAGTACTACGCTGCTACTTATGACTTCGGCATTTTGAAGGCATACGTACAGTACATTAACCGTAAGACAATGGATGTTAATAATCCTAACAACTCTCTGGCACGTACAGCGCAACAGATTGGTGTTCGTTCTTACATTACTCCAACAATTGAAGCTTGGGCAAGTGCTGGTACAGGTAAGTTGACAGTTGCAACTGCTAGCTCAAACTCTAACTCATTCGTAGGCGGCGCATCTACAATTGGTAGCAACTCCGGTAACTTCGGCGGTTTCCAATTGGGTTCAAACTACTGGTTGAGCAAGCGCACAAACTTGTACGCAATTTTTGGTCAGACACACACATCCAACCAAAACTACACTTTGAATGCTAACCCAACTAGCTACAATGCTAATTCATATGCTTTGGGCTTGCGTCACACTTTCTAA
- a CDS encoding S1C family serine protease: protein MLNRLWLLFAQAITILLAAWFILITLRPDWLAQTNITTIVDSVTLKENEDGSNLSPGSYHEAVKKSMPAVVNIFTSKNSNKPAGSKDKNKKSDRFNQFFFGDNADSDPVSSLGSGVLVSPEGVIITNHHVISDADEIEVALSDNRKFKAKVVGSDPETDLAVLKIDAKQLPSPITLGKIDSVHVGDVVMAIGNPFGVGETVTSGIVSAMGRDHVGINTFENFIQTDAAINPGNSGGALIDTRGNLIGINTAIYSNNGGSMGIGFAIPINLVKQVMESIVKSGSVTRGWIGVEPQNVSPEHSSSFGLANKHGILITGVLEGGPADRAGMKPGDVLIGINNEPIKDVRDLLNKIAQTEPGHMLKLEVVRKSKELDMQLQVGKRPTPKPVR from the coding sequence ATGCTCAATCGACTTTGGCTTCTTTTTGCCCAGGCTATCACCATACTTCTGGCGGCATGGTTCATTCTCATCACACTGAGACCGGATTGGTTGGCGCAAACCAATATCACCACCATTGTCGATAGCGTTACCCTCAAAGAAAATGAAGATGGCTCCAACCTAAGCCCGGGTTCATATCATGAGGCAGTAAAAAAATCGATGCCCGCAGTCGTCAATATTTTTACTAGCAAAAACTCAAATAAACCAGCTGGCTCAAAAGATAAGAATAAAAAATCAGATCGCTTCAATCAATTTTTCTTTGGTGACAACGCTGACAGCGATCCCGTATCCAGCCTAGGATCAGGGGTCTTAGTGAGTCCAGAGGGTGTGATTATCACCAATCACCATGTTATTAGCGACGCAGATGAAATTGAAGTCGCTCTTTCTGATAACCGAAAATTTAAGGCAAAAGTAGTTGGCAGTGATCCCGAGACTGATCTTGCCGTTTTAAAGATAGATGCTAAACAACTACCAAGCCCAATCACTCTTGGAAAAATCGATTCGGTCCATGTTGGTGACGTTGTGATGGCGATTGGCAATCCGTTCGGGGTTGGAGAAACAGTAACCTCTGGAATTGTGTCTGCAATGGGAAGAGATCACGTTGGTATTAATACTTTTGAAAATTTTATTCAAACTGATGCCGCGATTAACCCTGGAAATTCCGGTGGCGCTTTAATTGATACTCGCGGCAATCTCATTGGCATCAATACTGCCATCTACTCAAATAATGGCGGCTCAATGGGCATCGGGTTTGCGATTCCCATTAACTTAGTCAAACAAGTAATGGAATCGATTGTTAAGAGCGGTAGTGTTACGAGGGGATGGATTGGCGTTGAACCACAGAATGTCTCTCCTGAGCACTCTTCTTCATTCGGCCTTGCTAATAAACACGGCATTCTCATTACGGGCGTTCTTGAAGGCGGCCCAGCAGATCGAGCAGGAATGAAGCCGGGAGACGTTTTAATAGGCATCAACAACGAGCCCATTAAAGATGTCAGAGATTTGTTAAATAAAATTGCTCAGACTGAACCAGGTCACATGCTCAAACTCGAGGTCGTACGCAAATCTAAAGAGCTTGATATGCAATTACAGGTTGGGAAAAGGCCCACTCCCAAGCCAGTCAGATAA
- the mscL gene encoding large conductance mechanosensitive channel protein MscL produces MGVLKEFKDFAVKGSVVDLAVGVIIGGAFGKIVDSLVNDIVMPIISTLLGGHIDFTNLFILLGTAPEGIPHTYDALKKAGVPMFAYGNFITISINFVLLAFVIFQMVKVVNKIRANDAPTPPPTPEDVVLLREIRDSLKK; encoded by the coding sequence ATGGGCGTTTTAAAGGAATTTAAGGACTTTGCCGTCAAGGGCAGCGTGGTCGATTTGGCCGTCGGCGTCATTATTGGCGGGGCCTTTGGAAAAATTGTGGATTCTTTGGTGAATGACATCGTCATGCCCATCATTTCGACCCTACTTGGGGGCCATATCGACTTTACCAACCTATTTATTCTCCTCGGTACGGCTCCTGAAGGCATTCCCCATACTTACGATGCCCTAAAAAAGGCTGGGGTTCCCATGTTTGCTTATGGAAACTTCATCACCATCTCGATTAACTTTGTTCTACTCGCGTTTGTGATCTTCCAAATGGTCAAAGTCGTGAATAAGATTCGCGCTAATGATGCACCCACACCTCCGCCTACTCCAGAAGATGTTGTCTTGCTGAGAGAAATTAGAGACAGTCTTAAAAAATAA